The Pontibacter korlensis sequence TTCCTTATTTAGAACTTATAGTACAAAACTTTAAAGTACGGCCACTTTTTAGCTTATATTTTTGTTTGAAGTTTGCTTTAGGGGCCGCAAAAAGATGCGCTAGGCACTAACTTTGGAGGAGCCACAGCAGTAGACATGCTACGGCACCGCCACTATTTTTGAATACTGTTTATGCATACTATAGAACCATATTACAACTGGATAGAAAAGTACTCTGCATCAGAAGATCCGCGGTCGCCGCTATATGGTGCTGAGAATAGCCTTTCGCAATACACCCACACAATTTACGGATACTACATCCACCCACAGTGGGACGATATTGACTCTGAAACGCTTTTCCTGAAAATACTTTACGCAGATTATGAATTAGGTTTCGCTGTAATAGAGTTTATCGGCGAGTGGAATGATGCGCTGAACAACGACATCATGCAGCTGAAACGCAATATCATAGACCCCATGCTGGAGGAAGGCATTAAGCATTTTATCCTGATCGGGGAGAATGTCTTTAACTTTCATGGCTCCGACGATTCATACTATGAGGAGTGGTTTGAAGATATAGAAGAAGGTTGGGTAGCTGCGCTGGGCTTTCAGGAGTTTGTACTCAGTGAAATGAAAAATTATAACCTCGACTACTACATTAACTATGGCGGTAACCTGGAAGACATACACTGGCGCACTTTTACACCTAAGCGCCTGTTTGGGCTTGTAAATAGCCTGATCCAGAAAAGGCTTGGCCCATAAGCAAACGAAAAGAGCTGGCACCAATGTATTATGATGTTAGCTCTTTTCGTTTTAGTATCTGATAAAACCTCTACTTTTTGTCTATCTCGTCCTCTACTTCATCAGCCACTTCTTCAGCAGCGTCTTCTACTTCTTCAGCTCCATCCTCTACTGTTTTCTCGGTAGAGGCGCAAGCACCCAGGGTAAATGCCCCCGCGATTGCCATTGCATAAAATATTCTTTTCATTTGTTTTGCTATTAAGGGAGTTAACACCAAAATCAGGCTACGCTTTAGCGGCCTCCGCAGCATCGTAACACCTTATCATTCAACGAAAAACAAGCAGATAAGTTAAAGACAGCGAAGGGTTAGACTGTAGCCTAACCCTTCGCTGTTTCAGATAAATGTTATTGTTATTGTACTTCGTTCTCTACTTCTTCAGCGCCTTCCTCTACACCTGCTTCTACTTCCTCTGCGCCTTCTTCAATGTCGTTTCCGACTTCTTCAGTACCTTGCTCTACTTCTTCCATGCCCTCCTCAGTTCTGTTTTCTGTGTTAGATTCGCATGAGGCAAAGGTGAACAGGCCTAATGCCAGCAACATAAAAATTGGCTTTTTCATAATATTAGGTTTTAAGGGTTGTTTCTCAAAAATTAAAATTTAAAATAACCTGCAGCAATAGATTTAGTGCTTACAGGTGTTATGGTTACTCGATTACAGCGCTTGTATCCGCTTCCTCGGCTGTGTCTTCCATATTGTCTGTATTCTCCTCTGCCCTATCCTCTAGCTCTTCAACATTATTATCTGAATTCTCCTCAGCAGGAGCACTACAAGAGGCAAAGCCTGTGAGGCTTATCAGGGTCAGTACGTACAGTATTCTTTTCATGTTTAGTCGTTAATTTCTGCTTCCAGAGCCAATGCACCGGAAACTTGACAAACAATACGGTTGCACACACATATAGTTTAGGCTAAATATATAAAATGCCAAAAGGCACCCTTTTGGGGTGCCTTTTGAAGTATCCTGGCCATGCGCCAGGTGGTTCTTCCGGTGCTAATTACTGAGCAGCAGAAGCAGTATCAACTGCAGTAGCAGCAGTATCAGCCTCAAGAGAAGTAGTGTCTTCTACAACTGGAGCCTCTTCAACTACAGTTTCTTCTGTAGTCTCAACCTCAGTAGCTGTCTCTTCAGCGTTGTTGCAAGATGCGAAAGCGAACAGACCAGCAACGAAAAGTAAACCAAATACCTTTTTCATGGTGATGAATATTTTTTTGAGTGAGGCGCAAATATACTACTATATATGAGCCTCCAAATATCCACCCTGAAAAATTATTTTTTCTTGAACAACAGCCTGATCGGTACTCCTGTAAAGTCGAAGTGCTCGCGCATCCTGTTCTCCAGGTAACGTGTGTATGACTCCTTTACGTACTGCGGCAGATTACAGAAAAACGCAAACGTAGGGTTATACGTCGGCAGCTGTGTAATATACTTGATCTTGATAAACTTACCTTTGATCGCTGGTGGCGGGTAACGTTCGATATCCGGCAGCAGCAAGTCATTCAGCTTTGAGGTCGGGATTTTACGCGTTTTGTTATCGTATACTTCCATAGCCACCTCAATCGCCTTGTGAATACGCTGCTTGGTTACCACAGATGTAAAGATGATCGGTACGTAAGAGATCGGAGCAATTTTGCTGTAGATCTCCTCTTCGAACTTCTTAGTAGTATGGGTGTCCTTTTCAACCAGGTCCCACTTATTTACCAGGATTACAATGCCTTTACGGTTCTTTTCAGCCAGGGCGATAATGTTCACATCCTGCGCCTCAATGCCGCGTGTAGCATCCAGAATAACGATACAAACATCAGCCTCTTCCAAGGCACGCACAGATCGTAAGACGGAGTAGAATTCGATATCCTCGTTTACCTTACTCTTACGGCGCAGACCAGCAGTATCTACGATGATAAACTCTTTACCAAAGGCATTATAGCGAGCATGTATGGCATCGCGGGTAGTACCAGCAATATCTGTTACAATATTTCGCTCTTCGCCTAGCAGCAGGTTCACGAAAGAAGATTTGCCTACGTTAGGGCGGCCCAGCACAGCAATTTTCGGAATACCAGCATCAGGGTCTTCCACCCCTTCGTCTTTGAAATGCTTCACCACCTCGTCGAGCAGTTCTCCGGTACCAGAGCCACTCTGTGATGAGATCGGGTAAATTTCCTCGCCTACACCCAGTGCATAAAATTCACCCATCTGGTGTGCACGGGCATTTGTATCAGCTTTGTTTGCTACTACATATACTGGCTTATCAGAACGGCGTAGCACGTTAGCAAACTCCTCATCCAAGCTAGTAAGACCAGCGTCCACGTCTACCATAAACAGAATAACGTCAGCTTCGCGCATGGCCAGCTCTACCTGGCGGTTGATTTCTGTTTCAAAAATATCGTCGGATCCATGCACGTATCCGCCAGTATCTATCACAGTGAAGTACTTGCCTGTCCACTCGCCGTGGCCATAACTGCGGTCGCGGGTAACGCCGCTCACGTTGTCCATGATGGCTTTACGCTGACCAATCAGGCGATTAAAAAGTGTTGATTTGCCCACATTGGGGCGGCCTACAATGGCAATGATGTTTGATGACATCGATGTTAAAATAAATGGTTAAAGTACCCCCGGAGCACCGTGCCCCGAAGCTTTAAGGTGCGCTTACTGCTCGTTGTAGCCGAATCGGCGTAGCAGTTTCTGGTCGGTTCGCCAGTTCTCGTTCACGCGCACGTATAAATCAAGAAATATCTTTTTCTGGAAGAAGTCTTCCATGTCTATTCGAGCCTGTGTGCCTACTTTCTTCAGCGCCTCGCCTTTATTGCCTATAACAATACCCTTCTGGCTGCGGCGCTCTACTATAATCTCGGCACGGATGCGGATAATATCCTCCTCCTCTTTAAACTCCTCTATCACCACCTCTGTGCTGTAGGGGATTTCCTTTTTATAGTTGAGGAAAATTTTCTCCCGGATAATCTCCGACACAAAGAAACGTTCAGGCTTATCAGTCAGTTCATCTTTAGGATAAAATGGAGGATGTTGCGGCAGGTAATGCAGCAAGCGCTCAAACAGGTGTTCCAATCCTACCTTGTGCAATGCCGAGATCGGCAGGATTTCGGTTGGGTTCATGTGCTCCTGCCAATAAGCCACCTTATTCTTTACCTCTTCTTCTGTGGCTTGGTCAATTTTATTGATGAGCAAAACTATAGGCACTTTAGCATGCTGAAGGCGCTTTATTACATCATCCTCGTCGTGTTTCTCATAGATATCTGTCACAAACAGAATAACATCGGCATCCTCCAGTGAGGTACGCACAAAGCCCATCATTGACTCGTGAAGCGCGTACTGCGGCTTAATGATGCCAGGCGTGTCGGAGTAAACAATCTGAAAATCATCTGCGTTCAGGATGCCCATGATGCGGTGCCTCGTAGTCTGCGCTTTTGAGGTAATGATAGAAAGCTTTTCGCCTACCAATGCATTCATCAGCGTGGACTTTCCCACATTTGGTTTGCCCACTATACTTACAAAACCGGCTTTGTGCGGTGTTTCAGCCATACTTCTAAATTTGAGGTTGCAAAATTACTCCTTTTTTACGAATCCCGGTGAAAATGTGCAGATTTCGGGAGAGTTAGAAAGTTGGGAAGTTAGAAGGTTAGAAAGTTTGGGTCCTCCTGCATGTAGGTTGCGCTACCTTGTAACGCGAGGGTACGCTTGTGCTTTTGTTACAGGCTCCATAGCACGGCTCACCTCTTGCTCGCTTGCGCCAGCGGCAAGCGAGCAAGAGGTGAGCCGTGCCTAAACTTTTTAAGCCACTAACCTTCTAACTCCAAATAACCTCCTAACTGCAAAACATTTCTGATACTTCCTGCTTTACTCACTGTTGAACCCTCTATAAGACATTGATATTTATCATCAAAAAGAAAGCTTTATACTTTGTACCTTTGCACCAGATAAGCATTTAGACAGTACATGAGCAAAAAGAACACTGGTAAAATTGGCGTACTGCTGGTAAACCTCGGCACGCCAGACACTCCTGAAACGCCTGATGTTAGAAAGTACCTGCGCGAGTTTTTGCTGGACAAGCGCGTAATTGATATAAACCCGGTTAGCCGGTTTTTCCTGATCAATGGCATTATCGCGCCTTTCCGCGCACCGAAGTCAGCGGTAGTCTACAAGCAGCTCTGGACTGAGCGCGGCTCTCCCCTGCTCTACCACGGCATCGACCTGAAAGAGAAATTGCAGGCAAGCCTTGGCGACGGCTACCATGTGGCCTTTGGCATGCGCTACCAGAAGCCAAGTATAAAAAGCGCCCTGGAGGAGCTGCGTGAGCAAAGCGTGGACCGGATTATCGTATTCCCGCTG is a genomic window containing:
- the der gene encoding ribosome biogenesis GTPase Der gives rise to the protein MSSNIIAIVGRPNVGKSTLFNRLIGQRKAIMDNVSGVTRDRSYGHGEWTGKYFTVIDTGGYVHGSDDIFETEINRQVELAMREADVILFMVDVDAGLTSLDEEFANVLRRSDKPVYVVANKADTNARAHQMGEFYALGVGEEIYPISSQSGSGTGELLDEVVKHFKDEGVEDPDAGIPKIAVLGRPNVGKSSFVNLLLGEERNIVTDIAGTTRDAIHARYNAFGKEFIIVDTAGLRRKSKVNEDIEFYSVLRSVRALEEADVCIVILDATRGIEAQDVNIIALAEKNRKGIVILVNKWDLVEKDTHTTKKFEEEIYSKIAPISYVPIIFTSVVTKQRIHKAIEVAMEVYDNKTRKIPTSKLNDLLLPDIERYPPPAIKGKFIKIKYITQLPTYNPTFAFFCNLPQYVKESYTRYLENRMREHFDFTGVPIRLLFKKK
- the era gene encoding GTPase Era, whose amino-acid sequence is MAETPHKAGFVSIVGKPNVGKSTLMNALVGEKLSIITSKAQTTRHRIMGILNADDFQIVYSDTPGIIKPQYALHESMMGFVRTSLEDADVILFVTDIYEKHDEDDVIKRLQHAKVPIVLLINKIDQATEEEVKNKVAYWQEHMNPTEILPISALHKVGLEHLFERLLHYLPQHPPFYPKDELTDKPERFFVSEIIREKIFLNYKKEIPYSTEVVIEEFKEEEDIIRIRAEIIVERRSQKGIVIGNKGEALKKVGTQARIDMEDFFQKKIFLDLYVRVNENWRTDQKLLRRFGYNEQ